The Fusarium poae strain DAOMC 252244 chromosome 2, whole genome shotgun sequence nucleotide sequence TCATCATTTTTGAAAACCACTTACATGAGTACGTTCCCACAGAAGCCTTTCTATCCTCTTATGTATACAATGGTACTAACTAGAAGGCGAACAGTGCGCCACAATGCGCTGGCTAGACGACTGGCTGATGTCCTCCCCATATTCGCTGACTATATGGGCGAGGATGTCAAGAGGATTATGCACCAGATGAATATAGTAATACCAGCTTACATAAAGACAGCTCTGGCAAATCCCGATGGAGGTCGAGTTTTCAATGAGATACTTAACTCCAATGTCTTGCCTGAAGAGGAGAAGAGCATGTTTCGTCTCTCGGGCGAGGGTTTCGTCTTTCTTCTTGCTGGAACAGAAACCACTGCCGTCAGTTCTCTCGCCTCAACTTACAAGTAGTATCTTTCCTTCTAACTCAACACAGGCTATCCTTACTGTTATGACATTTCACATGCTCCACCAACCGAAGATCTACGCTCGTTTGATGAAAGACCTTGAAGGCATTGACCCCAACAATCTTAAGTGGGCACAGCTCGAGCAGAGACCCTACCTCTGGGCCCTCGTTCAAGAGTCTTTGAGGCATCAGCCTGGCGCGGCAGGTCGATCAGCTCGTATCGCCCGTGAGGAGGAACTCTACTACAAGAGTCAAGATGGCAAGACGCAATATGTTATCCCTCGAGGCACACCTGTCAGCATGACAGCCATGATTAACCACTGGGATACCCGTCTGTTTCCCAACCCTGATGCTTTCGATCCTGAGCGATGGCTTCTGCCCGACGGCAAGCCTGATTATACATTGCAGAAATTCCTAATCTCTTTCTCAAAGGGGTCAAGAGTCTGCGTTGGAGAGAGGTGAGTTCCTTTTATTGTTTCCCCGTGATTAGTAAATTACTTTCATGCTAACCATTGTGTCTCGCAGTCTTGCCCTGTGTGAGGTCTATATCATGGCCGCCCTTATGGCGTTTCGAATTATTCCTAAAGCGGAACTGTTCGAGACTACGATTGAAGACCTTACATATGACCACGACTTGGTTGTATTGCAGACAAAGAAGGGACATATTTCGACTCGAATCAAGCTCTCCTGATTTACAAGAGATTATCAAGATTTAGACTTATCGTGTCCAGGATAAGAGAGCGATGCAGCGGTCACCACCATTCTCATCAGTCCTCAGACGAGGAGTTAGAAATGTACATAAGAATGATATACAACATTAAAAATATAACATTAAATGAATGCAATAGAGTTAACTTCAAAATACGAGAAAATCGCAATGATCGGATTGTCGAGCTATCAAGACATCACTATCCTTGAAACGGCCCCTCAAGGCTGCGATGGTGACGAAAGCCTTGTTTCATTCTATGTACCATTAGGTTTCTACCAAAATTTGACTTTGACAGTGCACAAGTACAAGATTCAAGTACGGGGTCAATGAGGTCGTTAACCCCGTCAACGGTAGCTGACTCACTCTTACAATCCTGTGATAACCAAGAAAAGTACGTCTACATTTCATCTGGTGAATCACTCGTATCCCATGGCCTAGTACCTTTGTGGCTACACAAGGGTTTCTCTGAGATTTGATCTGGGAGACATCCCCCAAACCTTTTAGATTGGCTACAGACTGCTAGGTTTCTTCACCATGAGTCGCTAGTTTGCACATATTCTAGTTTCACAAGTTTCTGAGGGTCTCCATCATTATCTCGTACTTACTGCTCTTTTGAATCACAAGAATAATCTTCGTGACGATTCACCACTGTAGCCAGCCTACTGGGGCTTAGGGTACAAAGATAAAGAGCATAAGAGCTatcataagctgacctactaatttcatccctcatgcttctagcggccaattcttctgacaccctgaggtCAGCATGTTACATGAAATGGAGTCGCCTGAGGGTTGGCTGCGTCTGCAGGTCATTGTTATTTGTTTCATTCTTATATAAGTTCCCAAAAGTCTATAAAATTGTCCTGAATTATGTAGTTCGTAAAAAATGTCATCCTCCGCATCAGGCTGTGCTAGCTTTCAACTTAACCACAACCTGTTCTGTCCGACCACTAGGTAGACTCATCATGCACGTATCCTTTGTCTATGGGCCTGTGGTTCCTGTTTGACAACTACGCGTGGCTTCGCGCTCTCCGTCAGGTACGGTCGCTGACGAGCGACCTCCTTGAAGTAACTCGGCCTTCCATCCTCCTCGACGAGTTCCAAGAGTCTGTCGGCCTTGAAGTCGATCGCAAGACCGCTGAGCCATTCTCCGTCTTCCATCAACGCAACGCTGCAATGCCACGGCGTCGTGAAACCACTTTTGGTGTTGAGCAAGCTGATTGAAATCTTGTGCTCTCCTGTAGACTGATGGATACTCAGACGCAAATGCTCAGGGAAGCGTGCTTTGActgctcctgcaaaggcctGATTTGAGAGATTTTGTTAGCTACATAGTCTTGACGGGGGATCAGAATGACAAAGTAGTGAACTTTTAACTTACATATCCTCTGATCAAGAGCTGCTTAGCGAGATACTTCACATCCTTCCTGTACTTTGCCGAACTCTTGGCCGGGCCATAGATGTGCTGCAAGTCTGACTTGAGGAAGCGACAATACCCTTTGTATGTCCCAAGCGTGTCCATATTCGTGGCAATTTCGTGGTCAATGTCGAGATCGCCATCTCGGCCGTACTTGTTGAACAGGGTACGGCGGAAGTTGGTCGCGTTGGCAACGTAAGTGAGTTCATTGAGGTCGTTGGGTAGGTTCTTCACTGCGACCAAATCCTGAAGACGGGAGAATGCGAGATTGGAGAAGCCTTTACGCTCAGCCATGGCTCGTAGCGCTGAACCATAGCGCCACGTCTCGAGGTCGGTGATGCCTAGTAGGTCTAGATGAAAAAGAAGTGTCAGTGATGAGCCAGACGTTTTCTACTTCACTTTGAATGCGGTATGCAGAGGATGAACGAACCATTGTAAACGAGGCCATCTGAGATGATAGTCAACTGGGCACCCGGCTCGTAGAAATTGCCGATGGTGGCACACATGGTGTTCAGTCTGGAGAGTGATACTTCTTCAGCCTTGTCGGGA carries:
- a CDS encoding hypothetical protein (TransMembrane:1 (n17-28c33/34o308-330i)) is translated as MDDFNIIALKRFVSPSTLLSLAGLWLGYRVALALYNISPLHPLSKFPGPKIAAASYVYEAYYDWILQGRYGKRIEKMHEKYGPIVRVSPDELHCSDPYFADEIYTGKPGRIRDKWEHHLKIAGAGPASKATGTAGPHELHRKRRAAHARFFSRGQVLKLEDEVLRFAELFIQKMLRWTGKEAFEVKGAFNCYTADVFSQYAFGEPMGFIAQEGWEPNFGTWTSSFLKTTYMMRHNALARRLADVLPIFADYMGEDVKRIMHQMNIVIPAYIKTALANPDGGRVFNEILNSNVLPEEEKSMFRLSGEGFVFLLAGTETTAAILTVMTFHMLHQPKIYARLMKDLEGIDPNNLKWAQLEQRPYLWALVQESLRHQPGAAGRSARIAREEELYYKSQDGKTQYVIPRGTPVSMTAMINHWDTRLFPNPDAFDPERWLLPDGKPDYTLQKFLISFSKGSRVCVGESLALCEVYIMAALMAFRIIPKAELFETTIEDLTYDHDLVVLQTKKGHISTRIKLS